In one window of Camelus bactrianus isolate YW-2024 breed Bactrian camel chromosome 29, ASM4877302v1, whole genome shotgun sequence DNA:
- the RB1CC1 gene encoding RB1-inducible coiled-coil protein 1 isoform X4 yields MKLYVFLVNTGTTLTFDTELTVQTVADLKHAIHSKYKIAIQHQVLVVNGGECMAADRRVCTYSAGTDTNPIFLFNKEMILSERLPAIPKTTFSTENDMEIKVEESLMMPAVFHTVASRTQLAVEMYEVAKKLCSFCEGLVHDEHLQHQGWAAIMANLEDCSNSYQKLLFKFESIYSNYLQSIEDIKLKLTHLGTAVSVMAKIPLLECLTRHSYRGCLGRLGSLPEREGSEKAEVKTSAELVLSPEMPATTNKSSSASCHKSMEHVAPDPTDAESGKEIRESCQSTVQQDETSVDAKDGDLPFFNVSLLDWINVQDRPNDVESLVRKCFDSMSRLDPRIIRPFIAECRQTIANLDNQNMKAIKGLEDRLYALDQMIASCGRLVNEQKELAQGFLANQMRAENLKDASVLPDLCLSHANQLMIMLQNHRKLLDIKQKCTTAKQELANNLHVRLKWCCFVMLHADQDGEKLQALLRLVVELVERVRTVEALSTVPQVYCLAVVEVVRRKMFIKHYREWAGALVKDGKRLYEAEKSKRESFGKLFRKSFLRNRLFRGLDSWPPSFCTQKPRKFDCELPDISLKDLQFLQSLCPSEVQPFLRVPLLCDFEPLHQHVLALHHLVKAAQSLDEMSQTITDLLSEQKASVSQTSPQSASSPRTESATGMTTTTSARTPPPLAVQDALCPAVCPLEELSPDSIDAHTFDFETIPHPNIEQTIHQASLDLDSLAESPESDFMSAVNEFVIEENLSSPNPISDPQSPEMMVESLYSSVINAIDSRRMQDTGARGPEDPGGRAALSERLEGCRASARDSRLSLQGLKEDLGRLRAFVQKEQCDFSDSLTCTAGEIRNAIEKVKYALEITLTEKHQEELRSLQSDYEGRLAALVREGEESARRISQLKGDLLCLEEVLQNKDNEFALVKHEKEAVVCLQNEKEQKLQELEARLRAQHGEVEALRQAREAAREELRGQRALGEERLRLLRAELQGLEQSRRRELEGALQLRHAQEFQKLAADHQARLEKLEKESQQRIEQMQDSHAAVIQEKEQQLQELKLKVSDLSDMRCKLEVELALKEAETDEIKILLEESRAQQKETLKSLLKQETETMRTEIQQLNQKIQDNNESYQVGLAELRTLMTSEKDECISELVSRHEEESRVLRAELSRVTSSHQQACEVEKSLKGELAELQRKLDSDLSALEKEKDEKIAQQEEKYEAIIQKLEKDREKLVMSQEQEREQLLQKLTCEKAAAVQTALEGLKLEREAVEKELIEKVKHLEGQIAKSHAIESAREDSSSLVAELQEKLQEEKAKFLEQLEEQEKRKNEEMQNVRTSLIAEQQTNFNTVLTREKLRKENIINELSDKLKSATRQQERDRDLIESLSEDRARLLEEKKRLEEEVGRLRAGGRVPSPCAAAAPELCGACAPEPAGEAERPAPEAQDEGRADPALETSTMSVQENTHVLSEKQRIMLLERTLQLKEEENKRLNQRLMSQSMSSVSSRHSEKIAIRDFQVGDLVLIILDERHDNYVLFTVSPTLYFLHSESLPALDLKPGEGEIFPRDLNLKDKFIKHFTGPVTFSAECSKHFHRLYHNTRDCSTPAYIS; encoded by the exons ATGAAGTTATATGTGTTTCTGGTTAACACTGGAACTACCCTGACATTTGACACTGAACTTACAGTGCAAAC TGTGGCCGACCTGAAGCATGCCATCCACAGCAAGTACAAGATCGCTATTCAGCACCAGGTGCTGGTGGTCAACGGCGGAGAGTGCATGGCTGCAGACCGGAGGGTGTGCACCTACAGCGCGGGGACG GACACAAATCCAATTTTTCTGTTTAACAAAGAAATGATCTTATCTGAACGTCTACCTGCTATTCCTAAAACTACCTTTTCAACAGAAAATGACATGGAAATAAAAGTTGAAGAGTCCCTTATGATGCCTGCAGTTTTTCACACTGTTGCTTCAAGGACACAACTTGCGGTG GAAATGTATGAAGTTGCCAAGAAACTCTGCTCGTTCTGTGAAGGTCTGGTCCACGATGAGCACCTGCAGCACCAGGGCTGGGCTGCGATCATGGCCAATCTGGAGGATTGTTCAAATTCCTACCAAAAGCTACTTTTCAAATTTGAAAGTATTTATTCAAATTATCTGCAATCCATAGAGGACATCAAGTTAAAACTTACTCA TTTAGGAACTGCGGTCTCAGTGATGGCCAAGATCCCGCTGTTGGAGTGCCTGACCAGACACAGTTACAGGGGATGTTTGGGAAGACTGGGCTCCTTACCTGAACGCGAAGGCTCAGAAAAGGCGGAGGTGAAGACCTCCGCGGAACTGGTGCTGTCTCCCGAAATGCCTGCAACGACGAACAAATCCTCGTCAGCCTCATGTCACAAGTCCATGGAACACGTAGCCCCAGACCCCACAGATGCTGAAAGTGGAAAGGAAATTAGGGAATCTTGTCAAAGTACTGTCCAGCAGGACGAAACTTCAGTAGATGCTAAAGATGGCGATCtgcctttttttaatgtttctttgttAGACTGGATCAATGTTCAGGATAGGCCTAATGACGTGGAATCGTTGGTCAGGAAGTGCTTTGATTCCATGAGCAGG CTTGATCCACGGATTATTCGACCATTTATAGCAGAATGCCGTCAAACTATTGCCAATCTCGATAATCAGAATATGAAAGCCATCAAAGGGCTGGAAGACCGGCTGTACGCCCTGGACCAGATGATCGCCAGCTGCGGCCGACTCGTCAACGAACAGAAAGAGCTTGCTCAG GGATTTTTAGCTAATCAGATGAGAGCTGAAAACTTGAAGGATGCATCTGTGTTACCTGATTTGTGCCTGAGTCACGCAAATCAGTTGATGATTATGTTGCAAAATCATAGAAAACTGTTGGACATTAAACAGAAGTGTACCACTGCCAAACAAGAACTTGCAAATAACCTGCATGTCAGGCTGAA GTGGTGTTGCTTCGTGATGCTTCACGCTGACCAGGACGGAGAGAAGCTGCAGGCTTTGCTGCGCCTCGTGGTGGAGCTGGTGGAAAGGGTCCGCACTGTGGAAGCCCTGAGCACGGTTCCTCAGGTGTACTGCTTAGCTGTTGTCGAGGTCGTGAGGAGAAAAATGTTCATAAAACACTACAGGGAG TGGGCTGGTGCTTTAGTCAAGGATGGAAAGCGATTATATGAGGCTGAAAAGTCAAAAAGGGAATCCTTTGGGAAATTATTTA GGAAGTCTTTTCTAAGAAACCGTCTGTTTAGGGGACTGGACTCCTGGCCCCCGTCCTTTTgc acACAGAAGCCTCGAAAGTTTGACTGTGAACTTCCAGATATTTCACTAAAAGATTTACAGTTTCTGCAATCACTTTGTCCGTCTGAAGTTCAGCCATTCCTCAG GGTCCCCTTGCTTTGTGACTTTGAGCCTCTGCACCAGCATGTACTCGCTCTGCATCATTTGGTGAAGGCAGCCCAGAGTTTGGATGAGATGTCACAGACCATTACCGATCTCCTGAGTGAACAAAAG GCCTCCGTGAGTCAGACGTCCCCCCAGTCGGCTTCCTCACCCCGGACAGAAAGTGCGACAGGCATGACAACTACTACCTCAGCCCGAACGCCGCCTCCGCTCGCTGTGCAGGACGCCCTGTGTCCCGCGGTGTGTCCCTTAGAAGAACTGTCTCCAGACAGCATTGATGCACATACGTTTGACTTTGAAACCATCCCCCACCCGAACATAGAGCAGACTATTCACCAGGCTTCGTTAGACTTGGATTCGTTAGCAGAAAGCCCTGAGTCAGATTTCATGTCTGCTGTGAATGAGTTTGTCATAGAAGAAAACCTATCGTCTCCTAACCCCATCAGTGACCCGCAGAGCCCCGAGATGATGGTGGAGTCCCTGTACTCGTCGGTCATCAATGCCATAGACAGCCGGCGCATGCAGGACACTGGCGCGCGCGGCCCGGAGGACCCGGGCGGCCGCGCCGCCCTCAGCGAGCGGCTGGAGGGCTGTCGGGCCTCGGCCCGCGACTCGCGCCTCAGCCTGCAGGGCCTCAAGGAGGATCTGGGCCGCCTCCGGGCGTTCGTGCAGAAGGAGCAGTGCGACTTCTCCGACTCTTTAACGTGTACAGCAGGAGAAATAAGGAACGCTATTGAGAAAGTAAAGTACGCTTTGGAAATAACACTAACTGAAAAGCACCAGGAGGAGCTGCGGTCGCTGCAGAGCGACTACGAGGGCAGGCTGGCCGCGCTGGTCCGGGAGGGCGAGGAGAGCGCGCGCAGGATCAGCCAGCTGAAGGGGGACCTGCTGTGCCTGGAGGAGGTGTTGCAGAACAAGGACAACGAGTTTGCGCTGGTCAAGCACGAGAAGGAGGCCGTGGTCTGCCTGCAGAACGAGAAGGAGCAGAAGCTGCAGGAGCTGGAGGCGCGGCTGCGCGCGCAGCACGGCGAGGTGGAGGCGCTGCGCCAGGCGCGGGAGGCGGCGCGCGAGGAGCTGCGCGGGCAGCGCGCGCTGGGCGAGGAGCGGCTGCGGCTGCTGCGGGCCGAGCTGCAGGGCCTGGAGCAGAGCCGCCGGCGCGAGCTCGAGGGCGCCCTGCAGCTCCGGCACGCGCAGGAGTTCCAGAAGCTGGCGGCCGACCACCAGGCTCGCttggagaaactggaaaaggaaagTCAGCAGAGAATTGAGCAGATGCAGGATTCCCACGCCGCGGTCATCCAGGAAAAAGAACAGCAGCTCCAGGAGTTGAAACTCAAGGTGTCAGATTTGTCGGACATGAGGTGTAAGCTGGAGGTTGAACTCGCGTTGAAGGAAGCAGAAACTGATGAAATAAAGATTTTGCTGGAAGAAAGCAGAGCCCAGCAGAAGGAGACCTTAAAGTCTCTCCTTAAACAGGAGACAGAAACTATGAGAACAGAGATCCAGCAACTAAACCAGAAGATTCAGGATAATAATGAAAGTTACCAGGTGGGCCTGGCGGAGCTGAGAACTTTAATGACAAGTGAGAAAGACGAGTGTATTTCCGAGCTGGTCAGCAGACACGAGGAGGAGTCCCGCGTGCTCAGGGCCGAGCTGAGCAGAGTGACGTCCTCGCATCAGCAGGCGTGTGAAGTAGAAAAGAGCCTGAAAGGAGAGCTGGCCGAGCTGCAGAGGAAGCTGGACTCAGACTTGAGtgctcttgaaaaagaaaaagatgaaaaaatcgCCCAGCAGGAAGAGAAGTACGAAGCTATTATCCAGAAACTtgagaaggacagagagaaactTGTCATGAGCCAGGAGCAGGAGAGAGAACAGCTACTGCAGAAGCTCACTTGTGAAAAAGCAGCAGCCGTTCAGACTGCCCTGGAAGGACTGAAGTTGGAAAGAGAAGCTGTTGAGAAAGAATTAATAGAAAAAGTCAAACATCTTGAGGGGCAAATAGCAAAAAG tcatgCCATTGAATCTGCCAGAGAAGATTCTTCAAGCCTAGTTGCTGAACTTCaagaaaaactgcaggaagaaaAAGCTAAGTTTCTAGAACAACTCGAAgagcaggagaaaagaaagaatgaagaaatgcaAAATGTTCGAACATCTTTGATCGCGGAACAGCAG ACCAATTTTAACACTGTTCTGACGAGGGAGAAGCTGAGGAAGGAGAACATCATCAACGAGCTGAGCGATAAGCTGAAGAGCGCGACGCGGCAGCAGGAGCGGGACAGAG ATCTGATAGAGTCCCTGTCCGAGGACCGGGCTCGCCTGCTGGAGGAGAAGAAgcggctggaggaggaggtgggccggCTGCGCGCCGGCGGCCGCGTGCCCTCGCCGTGCGCGGCCGCAGCCCCGGAGCTGTGCGGGGCCTGCGCGCCGGAGCCCGCGGGGGAGGCGGAGCGGCCGGCCCCGGAGGCGCAGGACGAGGGCCGCGCGGACCCGGCGCTGGAGACCAGCACGATGTCGGTGCA AGAAAATACCCACGTGCTGTCTGAAAAGCAGAGGATAATGCTGTTAGAACGA ACACTACagttgaaagaagaagaaaacaagcgGTTAAATCAGAGACTG ATGTCTCAGAGCATGTCTTCAGTGTCCTCAAGGCATTCTGAAAAGATAGCTATTAGAga CTTTCAGGTGGGCGACCTGGTTCTCATCATCCTGGACGAACGCCATGACAATTACGTGCTCTTCACCGTCAGCCCCACCTTGTATTTCCTGCATTCGGAGTCTCTGCCTGCCCTGGACCTCAAACCAGGCGAGGGTG
- the RB1CC1 gene encoding RB1-inducible coiled-coil protein 1 isoform X1, translating into MKLYVFLVNTGTTLTFDTELTVQTVADLKHAIHSKYKIAIQHQVLVVNGGECMAADRRVCTYSAGTDTNPIFLFNKEMILSERLPAIPKTTFSTENDMEIKVEESLMMPAVFHTVASRTQLAVEMYEVAKKLCSFCEGLVHDEHLQHQGWAAIMANLEDCSNSYQKLLFKFESIYSNYLQSIEDIKLKLTHLGTAVSVMAKIPLLECLTRHSYRGCLGRLGSLPEREGSEKAEVKTSAELVLSPEMPATTNKSSSASCHKSMEHVAPDPTDAESGKEIRESCQSTVQQDETSVDAKDGDLPFFNVSLLDWINVQDRPNDVESLVRKCFDSMSRLDPRIIRPFIAECRQTIANLDNQNMKAIKGLEDRLYALDQMIASCGRLVNEQKELAQGFLANQMRAENLKDASVLPDLCLSHANQLMIMLQNHRKLLDIKQKCTTAKQELANNLHVRLKWCCFVMLHADQDGEKLQALLRLVVELVERVRTVEALSTVPQVYCLAVVEVVRRKMFIKHYREWAGALVKDGKRLYEAEKSKRESFGKLFRKSFLRNRLFRGLDSWPPSFCTQKPRKFDCELPDISLKDLQFLQSLCPSEVQPFLRVPLLCDFEPLHQHVLALHHLVKAAQSLDEMSQTITDLLSEQKASVSQTSPQSASSPRTESATGMTTTTSARTPPPLAVQDALCPAVCPLEELSPDSIDAHTFDFETIPHPNIEQTIHQASLDLDSLAESPESDFMSAVNEFVIEENLSSPNPISDPQSPEMMVESLYSSVINAIDSRRMQDTGARGPEDPGGRAALSERLEGCRASARDSRLSLQGLKEDLGRLRAFVQKEQCDFSDSLTCTAGEIRNAIEKVKYALEITLTEKHQEELRSLQSDYEGRLAALVREGEESARRISQLKGDLLCLEEVLQNKDNEFALVKHEKEAVVCLQNEKEQKLQELEARLRAQHGEVEALRQAREAAREELRGQRALGEERLRLLRAELQGLEQSRRRELEGALQLRHAQEFQKLAADHQARLEKLEKESQQRIEQMQDSHAAVIQEKEQQLQELKLKVSDLSDMRCKLEVELALKEAETDEIKILLEESRAQQKETLKSLLKQETETMRTEIQQLNQKIQDNNESYQVGLAELRTLMTSEKDECISELVSRHEEESRVLRAELSRVTSSHQQACEVEKSLKGELAELQRKLDSDLSALEKEKDEKIAQQEEKYEAIIQKLEKDREKLVMSQEQEREQLLQKLTCEKAAAVQTALEGLKLEREAVEKELIEKVKHLEGQIAKSHAIESAREDSSSLVAELQEKLQEEKAKFLEQLEEQEKRKNEEMQNVRTSLIAEQQTNFNTVLTREKLRKENIINELSDKLKSATRQQERDRDLIESLSEDRARLLEEKKRLEEEVGRLRAGGRVPSPCAAAAPELCGACAPEPAGEAERPAPEAQDEGRADPALETSTMSVQENTHVLSEKQRIMLLERTLQLKEEENKRLNQRLMSQSMSSVSSRHSEKIAIRDFQVGDLVLIILDERHDNYVLFTVSPTLYFLHSESLPALDLKPGEGEIFPRDLNLKDKFIKHFTGPVTFSAECSKHFHRLYHNTRDCSTPAYYKRCARLLKRLAASPLCSQT; encoded by the exons ATGAAGTTATATGTGTTTCTGGTTAACACTGGAACTACCCTGACATTTGACACTGAACTTACAGTGCAAAC TGTGGCCGACCTGAAGCATGCCATCCACAGCAAGTACAAGATCGCTATTCAGCACCAGGTGCTGGTGGTCAACGGCGGAGAGTGCATGGCTGCAGACCGGAGGGTGTGCACCTACAGCGCGGGGACG GACACAAATCCAATTTTTCTGTTTAACAAAGAAATGATCTTATCTGAACGTCTACCTGCTATTCCTAAAACTACCTTTTCAACAGAAAATGACATGGAAATAAAAGTTGAAGAGTCCCTTATGATGCCTGCAGTTTTTCACACTGTTGCTTCAAGGACACAACTTGCGGTG GAAATGTATGAAGTTGCCAAGAAACTCTGCTCGTTCTGTGAAGGTCTGGTCCACGATGAGCACCTGCAGCACCAGGGCTGGGCTGCGATCATGGCCAATCTGGAGGATTGTTCAAATTCCTACCAAAAGCTACTTTTCAAATTTGAAAGTATTTATTCAAATTATCTGCAATCCATAGAGGACATCAAGTTAAAACTTACTCA TTTAGGAACTGCGGTCTCAGTGATGGCCAAGATCCCGCTGTTGGAGTGCCTGACCAGACACAGTTACAGGGGATGTTTGGGAAGACTGGGCTCCTTACCTGAACGCGAAGGCTCAGAAAAGGCGGAGGTGAAGACCTCCGCGGAACTGGTGCTGTCTCCCGAAATGCCTGCAACGACGAACAAATCCTCGTCAGCCTCATGTCACAAGTCCATGGAACACGTAGCCCCAGACCCCACAGATGCTGAAAGTGGAAAGGAAATTAGGGAATCTTGTCAAAGTACTGTCCAGCAGGACGAAACTTCAGTAGATGCTAAAGATGGCGATCtgcctttttttaatgtttctttgttAGACTGGATCAATGTTCAGGATAGGCCTAATGACGTGGAATCGTTGGTCAGGAAGTGCTTTGATTCCATGAGCAGG CTTGATCCACGGATTATTCGACCATTTATAGCAGAATGCCGTCAAACTATTGCCAATCTCGATAATCAGAATATGAAAGCCATCAAAGGGCTGGAAGACCGGCTGTACGCCCTGGACCAGATGATCGCCAGCTGCGGCCGACTCGTCAACGAACAGAAAGAGCTTGCTCAG GGATTTTTAGCTAATCAGATGAGAGCTGAAAACTTGAAGGATGCATCTGTGTTACCTGATTTGTGCCTGAGTCACGCAAATCAGTTGATGATTATGTTGCAAAATCATAGAAAACTGTTGGACATTAAACAGAAGTGTACCACTGCCAAACAAGAACTTGCAAATAACCTGCATGTCAGGCTGAA GTGGTGTTGCTTCGTGATGCTTCACGCTGACCAGGACGGAGAGAAGCTGCAGGCTTTGCTGCGCCTCGTGGTGGAGCTGGTGGAAAGGGTCCGCACTGTGGAAGCCCTGAGCACGGTTCCTCAGGTGTACTGCTTAGCTGTTGTCGAGGTCGTGAGGAGAAAAATGTTCATAAAACACTACAGGGAG TGGGCTGGTGCTTTAGTCAAGGATGGAAAGCGATTATATGAGGCTGAAAAGTCAAAAAGGGAATCCTTTGGGAAATTATTTA GGAAGTCTTTTCTAAGAAACCGTCTGTTTAGGGGACTGGACTCCTGGCCCCCGTCCTTTTgc acACAGAAGCCTCGAAAGTTTGACTGTGAACTTCCAGATATTTCACTAAAAGATTTACAGTTTCTGCAATCACTTTGTCCGTCTGAAGTTCAGCCATTCCTCAG GGTCCCCTTGCTTTGTGACTTTGAGCCTCTGCACCAGCATGTACTCGCTCTGCATCATTTGGTGAAGGCAGCCCAGAGTTTGGATGAGATGTCACAGACCATTACCGATCTCCTGAGTGAACAAAAG GCCTCCGTGAGTCAGACGTCCCCCCAGTCGGCTTCCTCACCCCGGACAGAAAGTGCGACAGGCATGACAACTACTACCTCAGCCCGAACGCCGCCTCCGCTCGCTGTGCAGGACGCCCTGTGTCCCGCGGTGTGTCCCTTAGAAGAACTGTCTCCAGACAGCATTGATGCACATACGTTTGACTTTGAAACCATCCCCCACCCGAACATAGAGCAGACTATTCACCAGGCTTCGTTAGACTTGGATTCGTTAGCAGAAAGCCCTGAGTCAGATTTCATGTCTGCTGTGAATGAGTTTGTCATAGAAGAAAACCTATCGTCTCCTAACCCCATCAGTGACCCGCAGAGCCCCGAGATGATGGTGGAGTCCCTGTACTCGTCGGTCATCAATGCCATAGACAGCCGGCGCATGCAGGACACTGGCGCGCGCGGCCCGGAGGACCCGGGCGGCCGCGCCGCCCTCAGCGAGCGGCTGGAGGGCTGTCGGGCCTCGGCCCGCGACTCGCGCCTCAGCCTGCAGGGCCTCAAGGAGGATCTGGGCCGCCTCCGGGCGTTCGTGCAGAAGGAGCAGTGCGACTTCTCCGACTCTTTAACGTGTACAGCAGGAGAAATAAGGAACGCTATTGAGAAAGTAAAGTACGCTTTGGAAATAACACTAACTGAAAAGCACCAGGAGGAGCTGCGGTCGCTGCAGAGCGACTACGAGGGCAGGCTGGCCGCGCTGGTCCGGGAGGGCGAGGAGAGCGCGCGCAGGATCAGCCAGCTGAAGGGGGACCTGCTGTGCCTGGAGGAGGTGTTGCAGAACAAGGACAACGAGTTTGCGCTGGTCAAGCACGAGAAGGAGGCCGTGGTCTGCCTGCAGAACGAGAAGGAGCAGAAGCTGCAGGAGCTGGAGGCGCGGCTGCGCGCGCAGCACGGCGAGGTGGAGGCGCTGCGCCAGGCGCGGGAGGCGGCGCGCGAGGAGCTGCGCGGGCAGCGCGCGCTGGGCGAGGAGCGGCTGCGGCTGCTGCGGGCCGAGCTGCAGGGCCTGGAGCAGAGCCGCCGGCGCGAGCTCGAGGGCGCCCTGCAGCTCCGGCACGCGCAGGAGTTCCAGAAGCTGGCGGCCGACCACCAGGCTCGCttggagaaactggaaaaggaaagTCAGCAGAGAATTGAGCAGATGCAGGATTCCCACGCCGCGGTCATCCAGGAAAAAGAACAGCAGCTCCAGGAGTTGAAACTCAAGGTGTCAGATTTGTCGGACATGAGGTGTAAGCTGGAGGTTGAACTCGCGTTGAAGGAAGCAGAAACTGATGAAATAAAGATTTTGCTGGAAGAAAGCAGAGCCCAGCAGAAGGAGACCTTAAAGTCTCTCCTTAAACAGGAGACAGAAACTATGAGAACAGAGATCCAGCAACTAAACCAGAAGATTCAGGATAATAATGAAAGTTACCAGGTGGGCCTGGCGGAGCTGAGAACTTTAATGACAAGTGAGAAAGACGAGTGTATTTCCGAGCTGGTCAGCAGACACGAGGAGGAGTCCCGCGTGCTCAGGGCCGAGCTGAGCAGAGTGACGTCCTCGCATCAGCAGGCGTGTGAAGTAGAAAAGAGCCTGAAAGGAGAGCTGGCCGAGCTGCAGAGGAAGCTGGACTCAGACTTGAGtgctcttgaaaaagaaaaagatgaaaaaatcgCCCAGCAGGAAGAGAAGTACGAAGCTATTATCCAGAAACTtgagaaggacagagagaaactTGTCATGAGCCAGGAGCAGGAGAGAGAACAGCTACTGCAGAAGCTCACTTGTGAAAAAGCAGCAGCCGTTCAGACTGCCCTGGAAGGACTGAAGTTGGAAAGAGAAGCTGTTGAGAAAGAATTAATAGAAAAAGTCAAACATCTTGAGGGGCAAATAGCAAAAAG tcatgCCATTGAATCTGCCAGAGAAGATTCTTCAAGCCTAGTTGCTGAACTTCaagaaaaactgcaggaagaaaAAGCTAAGTTTCTAGAACAACTCGAAgagcaggagaaaagaaagaatgaagaaatgcaAAATGTTCGAACATCTTTGATCGCGGAACAGCAG ACCAATTTTAACACTGTTCTGACGAGGGAGAAGCTGAGGAAGGAGAACATCATCAACGAGCTGAGCGATAAGCTGAAGAGCGCGACGCGGCAGCAGGAGCGGGACAGAG ATCTGATAGAGTCCCTGTCCGAGGACCGGGCTCGCCTGCTGGAGGAGAAGAAgcggctggaggaggaggtgggccggCTGCGCGCCGGCGGCCGCGTGCCCTCGCCGTGCGCGGCCGCAGCCCCGGAGCTGTGCGGGGCCTGCGCGCCGGAGCCCGCGGGGGAGGCGGAGCGGCCGGCCCCGGAGGCGCAGGACGAGGGCCGCGCGGACCCGGCGCTGGAGACCAGCACGATGTCGGTGCA AGAAAATACCCACGTGCTGTCTGAAAAGCAGAGGATAATGCTGTTAGAACGA ACACTACagttgaaagaagaagaaaacaagcgGTTAAATCAGAGACTG ATGTCTCAGAGCATGTCTTCAGTGTCCTCAAGGCATTCTGAAAAGATAGCTATTAGAga CTTTCAGGTGGGCGACCTGGTTCTCATCATCCTGGACGAACGCCATGACAATTACGTGCTCTTCACCGTCAGCCCCACCTTGTATTTCCTGCATTCGGAGTCTCTGCCTGCCCTGGACCTCAAACCAGGCGAGGGTG